ATTGCCTGGCGGAAGGACTTGACGAACGCGCCGGAAGCGATGCCAGCTCCGGCCCGTTCGAGCATTCGGGGGGCGGTAATGATCGTCGATTGCCACGTGAATTTGTGGGAGCCACAGCACGTGCGGCCTCTCTTCAGCGTCGGAACCGCATACTCCCGACCCGGCGCTGTAAGCCCGGTCGCGGATCCGGATACGGTTTACGCGGCAATGGCGCAAGTCGACAAAGCCATCGTCTTTTCCATTCGCTATGGCGACTCCGCGGGCATTGACGGCGACGACGAGGTGACGGCTCGTGCGGTGCGTAAATATCCCGACAAGTTCGTTGGCTTTGCCACGATCGATCCGCGCCGATCCGATTGTATGAATTTACTGCGACATGCCGTCGAGGTGCACGGCCTCAAGGGTGTCAAGTATGGTCCGATCTATAACGGTGTGTCGCTTCTCGATCCGCGGATGGAGCCGATCTATCGCTACTGCGTCGAGAGAAACCTCCCACTCACGATGCATATGGGAACCACCTTTGCACAAAATGCGCCGGTCGAGCTTGGCCGTCCGGTGGCGGTTGATGAAATCGCGACTCGCCATCCCGAACTCAAGATGATCATGGCGCACATGGCCCATCCTTGGGTCGAGGAATGCATCGTGATCGCGCGCAAGCAGCCCAACGTTTACTGTGAGATATCGGCCATCTTTTATCGGCCGTGGCAATTCTGGAACAGCTTGATCGCGGCTCAGGAATACCGCATCACGGAGCGCGACAAGATTTTTTGGGGTACGGACTTTCCCTTCGCCAAAGTCGAGGAATCAATCGAGGGCCTTCGGGGTGTGAATCGGCCAGTCGAAGGCACGTCGCTGCCACGCGTCAGCGGCGAAACGATCGAGCGGATTCTGCATTCCAATCCGTTCGAGCACTGGTGGCATGGGGGCCTGGCAATCGGCGCGTAATCACTCAGTTCGCCAATCCCATGCAATCGTCGAGGATCGATACGCATGCGCATCACCGAGGTTGAACCGATCCTGCTCCGCGGAGATCAATCTTACGGCACGAGCGCAGGTGCTGAAGAGGCGACGGACAATGGGGACTGGCAACTGCTTGTGCGAGTCGCGACGGATGAAGGGCTAGTTGGCTGGGCTGACGTAGAGACACTGGCACCAGCGGCGGCGGCCATTATCGCCGGGCGCGGCATGGCCGCACTCGGTTTCAAGACACTGTCCGAATTGCTGATCGGCGAGGACCCGCTCGATATCGAGCGGCTTTGGGAGAAGCTATACGTCGGTAGTGCCTATTACGGTCGGCGCGGTATCGCCATGCATTGCATCTCCGCGATCGATAATTGCCTATGGTCGATCCGGGCCGAGGCTGGGGGTGTGTCACTCGCACGCCTCCTCGGCGAGCGGCGGCACGACCGCGTGCTTGCCTATGCTTCAACGCTCTTTCGCTCGTCGCCCGAGGGGGTTGCAGCCGCTGCGCGCGGTTATGTGGAGAGGGGTTATAGGGCGGTCAAATTTGGCTGGGGCGTTTTCGGCGAAGATGCGGCTCGAGATCGCGAGCTTGTCGCGGCGGCGCGTGAGGCGCTCGGACCGGATCGCGTACTGCTCATCGACCCCGGCTGGTACCCGGCGGGCTGGACGAAACCAGGCCGGATGCGCACTACGCGCGAGGCAATCGAACTCTGCGCGTGGCTTTCCGAATTCAATGTCGGCTGGGTCGAGGATTTTATTCACCCCGAGCGCTTCGACGAGTATAGCCAAGTGCGCCGC
This genomic interval from Alphaproteobacteria bacterium contains the following:
- a CDS encoding mandelate racemase/muconate lactonizing enzyme family protein; translated protein: MRITEVEPILLRGDQSYGTSAGAEEATDNGDWQLLVRVATDEGLVGWADVETLAPAAAAIIAGRGMAALGFKTLSELLIGEDPLDIERLWEKLYVGSAYYGRRGIAMHCISAIDNCLWSIRAEAGGVSLARLLGERRHDRVLAYASTLFRSSPEGVAAAARGYVERGYRAVKFGWGVFGEDAARDRELVAAAREALGPDRVLLIDPGWYPAGWTKPGRMRTTREAIELCAWLSEFNVGWVEDFIHPERFDEYSQVRRSSPVPIAAGEQIQTIWDFSRFIGEGCVDVIQPDLSRCGGVSVGRQVAALAVKSGIDLVPHSWLTDLLTGYSLQLIATLPRPRFVEFNVSQSVLTKNIAHGPFQLAEDGTINIPDTPGIGVTIDPEFIAAHRFDRP
- a CDS encoding amidohydrolase family protein, whose product is MIVDCHVNLWEPQHVRPLFSVGTAYSRPGAVSPVADPDTVYAAMAQVDKAIVFSIRYGDSAGIDGDDEVTARAVRKYPDKFVGFATIDPRRSDCMNLLRHAVEVHGLKGVKYGPIYNGVSLLDPRMEPIYRYCVERNLPLTMHMGTTFAQNAPVELGRPVAVDEIATRHPELKMIMAHMAHPWVEECIVIARKQPNVYCEISAIFYRPWQFWNSLIAAQEYRITERDKIFWGTDFPFAKVEESIEGLRGVNRPVEGTSLPRVSGETIERILHSNPFEHWWHGGLAIGA